One region of Wyeomyia smithii strain HCP4-BCI-WySm-NY-G18 chromosome 3, ASM2978416v1, whole genome shotgun sequence genomic DNA includes:
- the LOC129730231 gene encoding uncharacterized protein LOC129730231 isoform X2, whose product MLEKGQVTTPEKYYILSSDEIYEVRDSNAPYVTGFSFPLVEPEEVERLENSVSQNDRIREEYVNFLTRKKPAGMSIVQFLPMVFSDEALDGYNYNGSNALGKCKLPMKGYDIFSHCFIGKSSSERLKFVIAIPPLKY is encoded by the exons atgttggagaaagggcaag TAACCACACCGGAAAAATACTACATTTTATCCTCCGATGAGATTTACGAAGTTCGCGACTCAAATGCACCGTATGTAACTGGATTTTCGTTCCCCTTAGTCGAACCGGAGGAAGTCGAGAGACTCGAGAATTCGGTCTCTCAAAACGATCGCATCCGCGAGGAATAT GTAAACTTTTTGACTCGCAAGAAACCTGCTGGAATGTCGATAGTTCAATTTCTTCCAATGGTTTTCTCGGACGAAGCTCTGGATGGATATAATTACAACGGATCTAATGCGCTCGGAAAATGCAAATTGCCCATGAAAGGGTATGACATATTTTCGCACTGCTTTATTGGTAAGTCTAGCTCAGAACGTCTTAAGTTTGTAATTGCAATTCCACCGTTGAAATACTGA
- the LOC129730231 gene encoding uncharacterized protein LOC129730231 isoform X1 produces MQRLTKALTFYYSAVTTPEKYYILSSDEIYEVRDSNAPYVTGFSFPLVEPEEVERLENSVSQNDRIREEYVNFLTRKKPAGMSIVQFLPMVFSDEALDGYNYNGSNALGKCKLPMKGYDIFSHCFIDIEFTCDDSVT; encoded by the exons ATGCAGCGATTAACAAAAGCACTAACATTTTACTACTCTGCAGTAACCACACCGGAAAAATACTACATTTTATCCTCCGATGAGATTTACGAAGTTCGCGACTCAAATGCACCGTATGTAACTGGATTTTCGTTCCCCTTAGTCGAACCGGAGGAAGTCGAGAGACTCGAGAATTCGGTCTCTCAAAACGATCGCATCCGCGAGGAATAT GTAAACTTTTTGACTCGCAAGAAACCTGCTGGAATGTCGATAGTTCAATTTCTTCCAATGGTTTTCTCGGACGAAGCTCTGGATGGATATAATTACAACGGATCTAATGCGCTCGGAAAATGCAAATTGCCCATGAAAGGGTATGACATATTTTCGCACTGCTTTATTG ACATTGAATTTACCTGCGATGATTCTGTCacatag